In Maledivibacter sp., the following are encoded in one genomic region:
- a CDS encoding HAD family phosphatase, with protein MMKAVIFDMDGVIIDSEPIYTEADKKIFEKLSIDMSKEEIESYVGKNSYDMWTEVYEKYGLQGKFSINELVKYQRKMFLEHLNNSEKLSTISGVIDWMQYFKDNGIKMAIASSSSKEIVSFVIDKFKLREYIEIYVDGDSVKKGKPNPDIFLKAASELGIEPNECIVIEDSYNGVRAAKSAGMKCLGFKNLNSGDQDLSLGDNIIHSYSKKNLNKVINLFDKR; from the coding sequence ATGATGAAGGCTGTTATTTTTGATATGGATGGTGTTATTATTGATTCAGAACCAATTTATACAGAAGCAGACAAAAAAATATTTGAAAAATTAAGTATCGATATGAGTAAAGAAGAAATAGAATCCTATGTTGGTAAAAATAGTTATGATATGTGGACAGAAGTATATGAAAAATATGGCTTGCAAGGCAAGTTCTCAATAAATGAATTGGTTAAATACCAAAGAAAAATGTTTTTAGAGCATCTTAATAATTCTGAAAAGTTGAGTACTATTAGTGGAGTCATAGATTGGATGCAGTATTTTAAAGATAATGGTATAAAAATGGCAATAGCTTCATCTTCTTCAAAGGAAATAGTTAGCTTTGTTATTGATAAATTTAAATTAAGAGAATATATTGAAATCTATGTTGATGGAGATTCGGTGAAAAAGGGTAAACCCAATCCAGACATTTTCTTAAAAGCTGCTAGTGAATTAGGGATTGAACCCAATGAATGCATAGTTATAGAGGATTCCTATAATGGAGTTAGGGCAGCTAAATCCGCGGGTATGAAATGCTTGGGATTCAAAAACTTGAATTCTGGAGATCAGGATTTAAGTCTAGGAGATAATATTATCCATTCATATAGTAAGAAAAATTTAAATAAGGTTATAAATTTATTTGATAAAAGGTAA
- the pfkB gene encoding 1-phosphofructokinase gives MIATITLNPSIDRRYNIKDFHKNGIYRCEDYSATPGGKGINVSRVINQLDVSPICLGFVGGFSGGFIKAQLKSLKIKTNFTEINDETRTCLGIIYEDGSQSEILEKGPKINKEEIKDFIKKFKLILDRTKVMTASGSIPKGVNTDIYRYLIDLANGNGTKFILDSSNLSLIEGIKAFPYLIKPNREELEAITKIKINSDTDIIDACENLMDMGAENIAVSLGGDGMIFVGKEGRFKINIPRIKALNPVGSGDSTVAGFAVGILKNLGIQDTLKLANACGMSNAMEKETGKINIKMVNDLIEGIEVYDIS, from the coding sequence ATGATCGCTACTATTACTCTAAATCCTTCCATAGATAGAAGATATAATATAAAGGATTTTCATAAAAATGGGATTTATAGATGTGAAGACTATTCAGCTACACCCGGCGGGAAGGGTATAAATGTATCTAGGGTTATAAATCAATTAGATGTGAGCCCAATTTGTTTGGGATTTGTTGGAGGGTTTTCTGGTGGATTTATTAAAGCACAATTAAAGAGCTTGAAAATTAAAACTAATTTTACTGAAATAAACGATGAGACCAGAACATGCTTAGGAATCATTTATGAAGATGGTAGTCAATCGGAAATATTAGAAAAAGGACCTAAAATTAATAAAGAGGAAATTAAAGATTTTATTAAAAAATTTAAATTAATCTTAGATAGAACCAAGGTCATGACAGCGTCTGGAAGCATTCCAAAGGGGGTTAATACCGATATATATAGATATCTAATTGATTTGGCTAACGGGAATGGAACTAAATTTATACTTGATTCAAGTAATCTTTCCTTAATAGAGGGAATCAAAGCTTTTCCCTATTTAATTAAACCTAATAGGGAAGAATTAGAGGCAATAACAAAAATAAAAATAAATTCTGATACCGATATCATAGATGCATGTGAAAACTTAATGGATATGGGAGCAGAGAATATAGCCGTATCATTAGGTGGGGATGGCATGATATTTGTTGGCAAAGAGGGAAGATTTAAAATCAATATACCTAGGATAAAAGCCTTGAATCCAGTAGGCTCCGGTGATAGTACAGTTGCAGGATTTGCAGTAGGAATATTAAAAAATTTAGGTATCCAGGATACATTAAAGTTAGCAAATGCTTGTGGAATGTCAAATGCCATGGAAAAGGAAACAGGAAAAATTAATATTAAAATGGTAAATGATTTGATTGAGGGTATAGAAGTTTATGACATATCTTAA
- a CDS encoding tagatose bisphosphate family class II aldolase yields the protein MFIVSTRQLLLDGQKNKYAVPAFNIHNLETVQVVIEAANEMKSPVILAATPGTIKFAGKDYLQSIVDIGAKNSIVPIAFHLDHHEEFDKIKDSIDLGCKSVMIDASAHTFEENIRRVKRVVNYAHRFDVTVEAELGKLVGQEDDLVVDEKDSQFTDPRMAKEFVERTSIDSLAVAIGTAHGLYKSEPKLDYNRLKEIRGLVDIPLVLHGASGVPEESVRKSIELGICKVNIATELKIPFSDAIKEYFSENPHANDPRKYLVPAKEAMKKVVINKILMCQSNNRA from the coding sequence ATGTTTATTGTGTCTACAAGACAATTATTATTAGATGGTCAAAAAAATAAGTATGCTGTTCCAGCATTTAATATTCATAATCTAGAGACAGTTCAAGTTGTTATAGAAGCGGCAAATGAAATGAAATCACCTGTCATTTTAGCTGCTACACCTGGAACCATAAAATTTGCCGGAAAAGATTATCTGCAAAGTATAGTTGATATAGGTGCAAAAAATTCTATAGTACCAATTGCCTTTCATTTGGATCACCATGAGGAATTCGATAAAATAAAGGACTCTATAGATTTAGGTTGCAAATCCGTTATGATTGATGCATCTGCCCATACCTTTGAGGAAAATATTAGACGTGTTAAAAGGGTAGTGAATTATGCCCATAGATTTGATGTGACAGTTGAAGCAGAACTTGGGAAATTGGTAGGGCAAGAGGATGATTTAGTGGTCGACGAAAAGGATTCTCAGTTTACTGATCCTAGGATGGCTAAAGAATTTGTGGAAAGGACAAGTATAGATTCCCTAGCAGTGGCCATTGGAACCGCCCATGGATTATATAAGTCAGAACCTAAATTAGACTATAACAGGCTTAAAGAAATAAGAGGTTTAGTAGATATTCCATTGGTATTGCATGGAGCATCAGGGGTACCAGAGGAAAGCGTAAGAAAAAGTATTGAATTAGGAATTTGTAAAGTTAATATAGCTACTGAATTAAAGATTCCTTTCTCAGATGCAATAAAAGAGTATTTTAGCGAAAATCCACATGCAAATGACCCCAGAAAATATTTGGTGCCGGCTAAAGAGGCAATGAAAAAGGTAGTGATTAATAAGATTTTAATGTGTCAAAGTAATAATAGGGCATAG
- the nagA gene encoding N-acetylglucosamine-6-phosphate deacetylase — protein sequence MKYILKCKEVFLEDEVKNNYSILIDDGIIRTIDKDINHNCNVIDLSKYKAIPGLVDLHIHGGNGYDTMDGTYESLNGISKFVARYGVTSFLPTTVTAPMDNIEKAVINLKETMEKGVDGAEILGLYLEGPYLTEEHKGAHPPSFMRPLNLEEIQRLIDLSSNNIRIITIAPEKKGSNEVIKYLKDSGVKVSIGHTNATYDEVMDAFDIGASIGVHTFNGMRGLHHREPGVVGAILNRREVYAELIADNIHVHPGVMSILYRLKDSDKMYLISDCMRAGGLKDGEYMLGELKVIVKNSIARTQNGSLAGSSLKIIEALKNIINATGISLHEAVKMATITPARALNLDNSIGSIKENKKANIAIIDDELNVVMTIINGKIAHKNF from the coding sequence ATGAAATATATATTAAAATGTAAAGAAGTTTTTCTTGAGGATGAAGTTAAAAATAATTATAGTATTTTGATCGACGATGGTATTATAAGAACAATTGATAAGGATATTAACCATAATTGTAATGTTATTGATCTAAGTAAATACAAGGCTATACCCGGTCTAGTAGATTTACATATTCATGGAGGAAATGGATACGATACCATGGATGGTACATACGAGTCCCTCAATGGGATTTCAAAATTTGTTGCAAGGTATGGAGTCACATCATTTTTGCCAACTACCGTTACTGCTCCTATGGATAATATAGAGAAAGCTGTAATTAATTTAAAAGAGACTATGGAAAAGGGTGTAGATGGTGCAGAAATATTAGGACTATATTTAGAAGGACCTTATCTTACGGAAGAACATAAGGGGGCACATCCTCCTAGTTTCATGAGACCTTTAAATTTAGAAGAAATACAAAGACTTATTGATTTATCATCAAATAATATCAGAATAATTACAATAGCACCGGAAAAGAAAGGTTCAAATGAAGTAATAAAATATTTAAAGGATTCAGGGGTTAAGGTTTCTATAGGACATACTAATGCTACTTATGATGAAGTTATGGATGCCTTTGATATAGGGGCTTCAATTGGTGTGCATACCTTTAATGGAATGAGAGGATTACACCATAGAGAACCTGGAGTTGTGGGAGCAATTCTAAATAGAAGAGAGGTCTATGCAGAATTGATTGCAGATAACATCCATGTTCATCCTGGGGTTATGAGTATACTTTATAGGCTAAAGGATTCTGACAAGATGTATTTAATAAGTGATTGTATGAGGGCAGGCGGATTAAAGGATGGAGAATATATGCTTGGTGAACTAAAGGTTATTGTTAAAAATTCCATAGCAAGAACTCAAAATGGCTCCTTGGCTGGAAGTAGTCTGAAAATTATTGAAGCACTAAAGAATATAATTAATGCAACAGGCATAAGTTTACATGAAGCGGTTAAAATGGCTACAATTACTCCCGCTAGAGCATTAAATCTTGATAATTCCATTGGAAGTATCAAAGAAAATAAAAAAGCTAATATAGCTATAATCGATGATGAGCTTAATGTTGTCATGACAATTATAAATGGGAAAATTGCACATAAAAATTTTTAA
- the agaF gene encoding PTS galactosamine/N-acetylgalactosamine transporter subunit IIA — translation MVGIIIAGHGNFATGFKSVIDLVMGNQENVEAVDFLESHSTEDLKNNLKVAMGNMDVDGYLFFTDIPGGSPFKKSVELSLEHSNIEVIAGSNISMIMEILFDRFDNSPKELMERAIEVGKDQIISFSMNKKSKRIEQSDGI, via the coding sequence ATGGTTGGAATAATAATAGCTGGACACGGTAATTTTGCTACTGGATTCAAATCGGTGATTGATTTAGTTATGGGAAATCAAGAAAATGTAGAGGCCGTTGATTTTTTAGAATCCCATTCTACTGAGGACTTGAAAAATAACCTAAAGGTAGCTATGGGCAATATGGATGTAGATGGTTACTTGTTTTTCACAGATATACCTGGAGGTTCACCCTTTAAAAAAAGTGTTGAATTATCCTTAGAACATAGCAATATTGAGGTCATAGCGGGATCTAACATTTCTATGATAATGGAAATCCTATTTGATAGATTTGATAATAGTCCTAAGGAATTGATGGAAAGAGCCATAGAAGTAGGGAAGGATCAGATAATTTCATTTAGTATGAATAAAAAAAGTAAAAGAATTGAACAGTCCGATGGTATATAG
- a CDS encoding PTS system mannose/fructose/sorbose family transporter subunit IID, which produces MEYNMNVYEDKSTEKVITKKDLNKMAFRSLFLQASFNYERMQAAGWLYSLAPGLKKIHRNKKDLSKSMTQHMEFFNTHPFLVTFIMGIITAMEENKEDIGTIRGIKVATMGPLGGIGDALFWLTLLPICAGIGASLAIDGSFAGPIIFLALFNVVHFGLRYGLMHYGYKTGVSAIKTLKENTKRVSHGASILGLSVVGGLIASYIRLSTPLVINAGKASVAIQEGVLDKIMPNLLPLGYTFLMYGLLKKGWSPVKLIGITVVFGVLGKYIGLL; this is translated from the coding sequence ATGGAATATAATATGAATGTATATGAGGATAAATCTACTGAAAAGGTTATAACAAAGAAGGATTTAAATAAAATGGCATTTAGGTCATTATTTCTTCAAGCATCCTTTAATTATGAAAGAATGCAGGCGGCAGGATGGCTTTATAGCTTAGCACCTGGGCTTAAAAAAATTCATAGAAACAAGAAAGACTTATCCAAATCTATGACTCAGCACATGGAGTTCTTTAATACCCATCCATTCTTGGTAACTTTCATAATGGGCATCATTACTGCTATGGAAGAGAATAAGGAAGATATAGGGACAATAAGGGGTATTAAGGTTGCTACAATGGGACCCCTTGGCGGTATTGGTGATGCATTGTTTTGGTTAACCCTATTACCAATTTGTGCTGGTATAGGTGCTTCTTTAGCAATCGATGGAAGTTTTGCAGGGCCAATCATATTTTTAGCATTATTTAATGTAGTTCACTTCGGATTAAGATATGGATTAATGCATTATGGCTATAAAACAGGAGTTAGTGCTATTAAGACATTAAAGGAAAATACTAAACGGGTGTCCCATGGAGCCAGTATTTTAGGACTTTCAGTAGTAGGCGGATTAATTGCTTCATACATCAGATTAAGCACTCCACTTGTAATTAATGCTGGTAAAGCTTCAGTTGCGATTCAGGAAGGTGTTTTAGATAAAATTATGCCGAACCTATTACCACTTGGATATACTTTCTTAATGTATGGGTTATTAAAAAAGGGCTGGTCTCCAGTAAAACTTATAGGTATCACAGTTGTATTTGGTGTTTTAGGAAAATATATAGGACTTCTTTAA
- the agaW gene encoding PTS N-acetylgalactosamine transporter subunit IIC: MFVQALLVAIWAGIAGIDLFDGLTHIHRPVVTGMVVGLILGDLQTGLIAGGMLELVWMGMVPLAGAQPPNVVIGGIIGTSFAILTKQDPNVAVGIAVPFAVAAQAGITLLFTVFSPVMHKADEYAKEANLDGIDKINYLGLAILFTSYFIVAFLPIYFGADAAQAMVEKLPETFIAGLSIAGGMMPAIGFAMLLKIMLKKEYVTFLIVGFILVTYLKLPILAVALIGTAIALYDFYSNKNNGEGTDNRKEVMSNGI; encoded by the coding sequence ATGTTTGTTCAAGCGTTATTAGTTGCTATTTGGGCAGGAATAGCGGGGATTGACTTATTTGATGGACTTACTCATATTCATCGTCCAGTAGTTACGGGTATGGTTGTTGGTCTTATACTTGGGGATTTACAAACGGGTTTAATAGCAGGAGGTATGCTAGAACTAGTTTGGATGGGAATGGTTCCTTTAGCAGGGGCACAACCTCCTAATGTAGTAATTGGTGGTATTATAGGTACTTCATTTGCAATATTAACTAAACAGGATCCTAATGTTGCTGTGGGGATTGCAGTTCCCTTCGCAGTTGCTGCTCAAGCAGGTATTACATTACTATTCACAGTATTTTCACCGGTTATGCATAAAGCCGATGAATATGCAAAAGAAGCAAATTTAGATGGTATTGATAAGATTAACTATTTAGGATTAGCAATTTTATTCACTTCGTATTTTATTGTAGCCTTCTTGCCAATTTATTTCGGAGCAGATGCTGCTCAAGCAATGGTTGAAAAATTACCAGAAACATTTATAGCAGGTCTTTCTATAGCAGGTGGAATGATGCCGGCAATTGGCTTTGCCATGTTGTTGAAAATTATGCTTAAAAAAGAATATGTTACATTCTTAATAGTTGGTTTTATACTTGTTACTTACTTAAAATTACCTATCTTAGCGGTTGCACTTATTGGTACAGCCATAGCTCTATATGATTTTTACTCAAATAAGAATAATGGAGAGGGCACTGATAATCGAAAGGAGGTAATGAGTAATGGAATATAA
- the agaV gene encoding PTS N-acetylgalactosamine transporter subunit IIB, giving the protein MPNILLTRIDNRLIHGQVGVTWSNHLGANLILVANDKVAKDEVQQNLMDMVVPDVVATRYFTLEKTINVIHKASEAQKMFLVCKTPQDVLTLVKGGVPIKKVNIGNMHYQEGKEQIASTVSVDESDKETFKELNRLGVELDLRRVPDEKGVDIMTLI; this is encoded by the coding sequence ATGCCAAATATATTATTAACAAGGATTGATAATCGATTGATTCATGGCCAGGTAGGGGTAACGTGGTCGAATCATTTGGGGGCTAATCTAATATTAGTTGCAAATGACAAGGTTGCTAAGGATGAGGTACAACAAAATTTAATGGATATGGTAGTACCTGATGTTGTGGCAACTAGGTATTTTACTTTAGAAAAGACGATCAATGTTATTCATAAAGCCTCTGAAGCACAAAAAATGTTTTTAGTATGTAAAACTCCACAAGATGTTCTTACCCTTGTAAAAGGTGGTGTGCCTATTAAAAAAGTCAATATAGGGAATATGCATTATCAAGAGGGTAAAGAACAAATTGCATCTACAGTATCGGTTGACGAATCTGATAAGGAAACCTTTAAAGAGTTAAATAGATTAGGAGTGGAACTTGATTTAAGGAGAGTGCCCGATGAAAAGGGCGTAGACATTATGACCTTAATATAG
- a CDS encoding SIS domain-containing protein has translation MKSIFGFTDMKLKEINAHITAKEIKQQPRLWRETFEVIKNSRERISGFMDKVLKEKDLRVVLTGAGTSAFVGDSLVPYLNKKIINKVEAIATTDIVSNPENYLYSDIPTLLISYARSGNSPESVATVNLAEDMVDNLYQIFLTCNHEGSLAKKSFKNDKNLLVLMPEDSNDQGFAMTGSFTCMTLASLLMFDIENMEELESSIYSMAKYGERLLDSRFDDIKEIVSQKFDRAIFLGTSTLKGLSRESALKTLELTSGRIMTNWDSSLGFRHGPKSIIDDKTLVFSYLSNDIYTRKYELDFLKEMYFENGDAKVVAISDYKDKEVENIVDFLINIKDNKEDIEDDVYLLFNYVLVAQMFALFKSIDLGISPDNPSPDGIVNRVVKGFTIYPYNK, from the coding sequence ATGAAATCAATATTTGGTTTTACGGATATGAAACTTAAAGAAATAAATGCACATATCACGGCGAAGGAAATTAAACAGCAGCCAAGACTATGGAGAGAAACCTTTGAGGTAATAAAAAACAGCAGGGAACGGATAAGTGGATTTATGGATAAAGTGTTAAAGGAAAAGGATTTACGAGTTGTTTTGACGGGGGCTGGGACATCGGCGTTTGTAGGTGATAGTTTAGTTCCATATCTAAATAAAAAAATAATTAATAAAGTTGAAGCTATTGCCACAACCGATATAGTATCTAATCCAGAAAACTATCTATACTCAGATATTCCTACTTTGCTAATATCATATGCAAGATCTGGGAATAGTCCGGAAAGTGTTGCCACAGTAAACTTAGCGGAAGATATGGTGGATAATCTATATCAAATATTTTTAACTTGTAATCATGAAGGCAGCCTAGCAAAAAAATCATTTAAAAATGATAAAAATTTATTGGTTTTAATGCCCGAGGATTCTAATGATCAAGGCTTCGCGATGACAGGGAGTTTTACTTGTATGACTTTGGCATCATTACTGATGTTTGATATTGAAAATATGGAAGAATTAGAATCTAGTATATATAGCATGGCAAAGTATGGTGAAAGATTACTTGATAGTAGGTTTGATGATATAAAAGAAATCGTTTCTCAAAAATTTGATAGGGCAATATTTTTAGGGACTTCCACTTTAAAGGGCTTATCAAGGGAATCTGCTTTGAAAACCTTAGAATTAACTAGTGGAAGGATTATGACAAATTGGGATTCCTCATTGGGTTTTAGGCATGGCCCAAAATCTATAATTGATGACAAAACGCTAGTGTTTTCATATTTGTCAAATGATATATACACAAGGAAGTATGAGCTAGACTTCCTAAAGGAAATGTACTTTGAAAATGGAGATGCGAAAGTAGTTGCTATATCTGATTATAAAGACAAAGAGGTTGAAAATATAGTGGATTTTCTAATAAATATTAAAGACAATAAAGAGGACATAGAAGATGATGTATACTTGCTGTTTAATTACGTATTAGTTGCTCAAATGTTTGCTCTTTTTAAATCAATTGATTTGGGCATCAGTCCAGATAATCCAAGCCCGGATGGAATTGTTAATAGGGTTGTAAAAGGGTTTACTATTTACCCTTATAATAAATAA
- a CDS encoding GntR family transcriptional regulator — protein sequence MKKIDKSSRIALYYQLMDIIIEDIETGKLKENDKLLSERELCDQYDISRATVRQAIQELEKDDYVYKLHGKGTFVSPKRFQQNLLKFYSFTEEMKKKGKKPSSVVIDFKIVCVDEKIAKKINLNEGDMLYEFTRLRLADQTPMMLETTYVPYDRFPGIKRFDLENEPMYDIFTKRFNAVFTRAEETFHVALIRDNEAELLKIPKDAPSLLIERITYENDSIIEYTKSVARGDKFKYYVVLTK from the coding sequence ATGAAAAAAATTGATAAAAGTAGTAGGATAGCTTTATATTATCAATTGATGGATATTATTATTGAAGATATTGAGACAGGAAAACTAAAGGAAAATGATAAATTATTATCCGAGAGGGAATTATGTGACCAGTACGATATTAGTCGTGCTACCGTTAGACAGGCAATTCAAGAATTAGAGAAGGATGACTATGTATACAAATTACATGGTAAAGGTACTTTTGTTTCACCCAAGAGATTTCAACAGAATCTTTTAAAGTTTTATAGTTTTACTGAAGAAATGAAAAAAAAGGGAAAAAAGCCTTCGTCGGTGGTTATAGATTTTAAAATAGTATGTGTGGATGAAAAAATTGCTAAGAAGATTAACTTAAATGAAGGTGATATGTTATACGAATTTACAAGGTTGAGGCTTGCAGATCAAACCCCTATGATGTTGGAAACCACCTATGTTCCCTATGATAGATTTCCGGGGATAAAGAGGTTTGATTTAGAAAATGAGCCTATGTATGATATATTTACTAAAAGATTTAATGCAGTTTTTACTAGGGCAGAAGAAACATTCCACGTTGCATTAATAAGAGATAATGAAGCAGAACTCCTAAAAATTCCAAAGGATGCTCCTAGTTTGTTGATAGAAAGAATCACCTATGAGAATGACTCTATAATAGAATATACAAAAAGTGTTGCAAGGGGAGATAAATTTAAATATTATGTAGTTTTGACGAAATAA